The window GAGAGGCCGTACTCCTCGCTAAATCGCTCGCGGCGGGCGTCGGGCAATTCCGGGATCTCGACCTCCTCGGCCCACTCCGAGACCCGGAGCACGGGCAGGTCGGCTTCGGCGAAGTAGCGGTAGTCCTTCTCCTCCTCCTTCGAACGCATCGAGAGCGTGACCCCTTTGCCCTCGTCCCAGTGGCGGGTCTCCTGTTCTACGGTCTGCCCACGCTGGAGCGCGTTCTTCTGCCGGCTCGTCTCGTAGGCCAGCGCCTTCTCCGCCCCTCGGTGGCTAGAGATGTTCTTGACCTCCGTTCGGTTCGCCGTCGCGAGTGCCTCCGCCCCGATGGTGCCGTCGGCTGCGACCTCCTCGTCGGGCACCAGCGAGATGTTGGCGTCGATCCGGAGCGAGCCGTCGCGCGAGCTGTCGAAGACCCCGAGGTACTCGAGGACCTCCGTGAGTTTGGCGAGGAAGGCCCGGACCTCGTCCGGGCTCCGGAAGTCGGGTTCGGTGACGATCTCCATCAGGGGGACCCCGGCGCGGTTGTAGTCGACGCGGGTGTAGTCGGCGGTGTCGATGCCGCCGCCGGCGTGCTGGAGGCTCCCCGGGTCCTCTTCGAGGTGAGCGCGCTCGATGGCGATGGTGCGTTCGTCGTCCGCGACGGTGACGGTGAGTTCGCCGTCCCGACAGAGCGGCCGGTCGTACTGGGTGATCTGGAAGTTCTTCGGGAGATCGGGGTAGTAGTAGTTCTTCCGATGAAAGCGGGTTTCTTCCGGCACGTCGGCGTCGATGGCGGCGGCGAGTTTGAGCGCCCCCTCGACGGCGGCCTCGTTGAGGACGGGCAGCGCGCCGGGCAGCCCGAGGCAGGTCGGACAGGTGTGTGAGTTCGGCTCGCTGTCCTCGAAGTCGGTGCTGCAGCCACAGAAGATCTTGCTCTCCGTTTCGAGCTGGACGTGAACCTCGAGGCCGATCACGACGCTGTACTCGCGCGCCTCGACGGCTTGTGCAGTCATTGGAAGCCAGTTCGTCCGCGGCCGCTAAAACGTACCGGGACCGGCGACCCGACCGGGCTCACGCACGAGATGTCAACTTCCCAAATAGTGTCTGACGCACGTTTATATCCGTGGAATGACCGGTGACACCATGAGCGGCAATCGCGTCGAGAAGCTCGAATCGCGGGTCGAAGAGCTCGAAGCCTCCGTGAGCGGTCTCACCGAGGAGCTGATGCAGACGAAGGCCCGGCTCGCCGAGATCGAGGACGACTCGACCGACGAGTACATCGAGGCCGGCGTCGGGAGCGTCACGGACGGCGGGTCGAGCGAGACGAACGAGTCGAGCGAAGAAGCTAACCCCACGGAGCACGAGACTCAGGACACCGAACCGCCGGAGGCGGACGACATCATCGTGGCGTAGGCCACCCCCGCGAGCACCCCATGCACATCAAAACG is drawn from Halococcus salsus and contains these coding sequences:
- the gatB gene encoding Asp-tRNA(Asn)/Glu-tRNA(Gln) amidotransferase subunit GatB, which gives rise to MTAQAVEAREYSVVIGLEVHVQLETESKIFCGCSTDFEDSEPNSHTCPTCLGLPGALPVLNEAAVEGALKLAAAIDADVPEETRFHRKNYYYPDLPKNFQITQYDRPLCRDGELTVTVADDERTIAIERAHLEEDPGSLQHAGGGIDTADYTRVDYNRAGVPLMEIVTEPDFRSPDEVRAFLAKLTEVLEYLGVFDSSRDGSLRIDANISLVPDEEVAADGTIGAEALATANRTEVKNISSHRGAEKALAYETSRQKNALQRGQTVEQETRHWDEGKGVTLSMRSKEEEKDYRYFAEADLPVLRVSEWAEEVEIPELPDARRERFSEEYGLSSAEARKLTSTREVADFYERVADRFDPDVAASWVADTLLGELNYRDMAVTDIEDRLDEFLHLIELAEEDEITEKNAEEVVLRAMLDDGDGPDEVVEREGLGTTGEDEVAAAVSTAVEENPDAVEDYENGEDGALNFLVGQVMQATGGSADPGTVNQALRAELDG
- a CDS encoding DUF7518 family protein — encoded protein: MSGNRVEKLESRVEELEASVSGLTEELMQTKARLAEIEDDSTDEYIEAGVGSVTDGGSSETNESSEEANPTEHETQDTEPPEADDIIVA